The region CCGACCATGGTCGAATAGTGGCAGCTTGCATCTCTCGCTTACGCTCTCCTCATGCACTGGCCACAGTCAAAAAGTCTTGTCCGAAACCGGGATCGGGTCAAGCGCCTTGGGGTCGTAGATCCGCGAGGCCTTTCGGCCGTGCTGTTTGTCTGGCTCTTTCTTGTCATGGGTGCCGTTGGGCCCGGAGCCGTTATTTCACCTGCCCTCGCCCTTGAGCGTGACAAGCTGGCCGAGCTGATTGTCCCGCCTTTCTCTCTTGGCGAACCGTTGAATGACAGAGGCGTCTACAGCCTTCTGAATTCAGGCGGAGCGGAGGCCGGTTATGTCTTTGAAACCGAGCCGCTTGCTCCCCTGCCCGGCTTTTCCGGCGCGCCCATCAATCTGCTGGTGGTGCTGGATCTGGAAGGTCGGTTTCACGAGGTGCGGCTGATCGAACATAATGAGCCGATTTTTGTTTCAGGCCTTGGCGAGGCTCCGTTTCACAAATTTTTTGAACAATATCCCGGCCTGTCGATCTCATCTTCCATTGTGGTGGGGACACCATATGGGGATGGAGACGCGGGCAGCTCCCTTGTCTATCTGGACGGGGTTACCAAGGCCACTGCGTCCGTGCGGATTGCCCATGAATCGGTGATGGCCGCTGCACTGGCGGTTGCCCGCGAAAAGATGCAGGGCATTGCCTCCGGACCACCTGCCCACCCCGACCGGACACATGAGGAAGATCTCGACTGGGCCGCTTTGGTTGAACAGGGTCTTGTGAAGCGGACCACCCTCAGCAATGCCGAGGTGGACGCGCTTTTCAAGGGAACCATCTGGGAGGATGACGACCCGGGCGCCAGGGACAATCCGGGAGAGCCCTATCTTGATCTCTGGGTGGTGGATCTGGGTCCGCCTTCGATTGCAAAGGCTGTGCTCTCCAGGGATGGATATGAGGAACTGCAGGATTTTCTCGCCATCTCTCCGGATGATGAGCCGATCCTTCTGATCGAAACAGCCCGTCATGGCCTTGTGAGTGAGGATTTTGTCCGGAATACAGCGCCGGACTGGCTGTCTGCCGAGCAACATGGTCTGCCGGTTGCCCTGCGGGACAGTGACCTGCTGGTCGACCTCTCCGATGATGTGCCTGACGCACTTCATGACGGGGTGATGATGATCCTCAGAACAGACAGGCGGCTCGGGTTTGATCCGTCCCGTGACTGGACCCTGAAAGTGGCCGCCGTGCGGGAGCATGGCATGTTCCAGCCGGAAGTGGGTTCAGTGTCGCTGCCTGTCAGCCATGTGACCGATGAGCGGTTCTTCTCCCGGCCTGAGGTGATCAAACCGGCCCCGCCCTGGCTTGAGGCTCTGCGCGGCAGGCAGGGTGATATGATCGTGCTGGCCCTTTTTCTTTCAGGTCTCACGGCCCTCTTGTTCTTCAGCCAGAACAGGCTGGCGGACAGCCCTCTGTTCACCCCCTGGCGTCTCGGATTTCTGGCTGTGATGACTGGCTTTGTCGGCTGGTGGGGACAGGGGCAGTTGTCCGTTGTCACTGTGCTTGGTGTGATCCGCACAGCCTACGAAGGCGGGTCTTATGCCTTTCTGGTCTATGATCCGTTTTCTCTGCTTGTGTGGGCTTTTGCCATTCTCGGCTTTGTGCTTTGGGGGCGAGGATATTTCTGCGGATGGCTCTGCCCGTTCGGAGCCCTTCAGGAGTTTGCCCATCATCTGGGACGTCTTCTGCGTCTGCCGCAATATGAACCGACAGCCCTGTGGGACAATCGCTTGAAGCTGCTGAAATATGGTCTTCTGGCCGGCCTTGTCGCCCTTGTCTTTATCGCGCCCGACCGGGTTGATACGGCAGCTGAGGTGGAGCCGTTCAAGACCGCGATCACCACTTATTTTGTACGGGAATGGTTCTATGTGGCCTATGCAATCGCCTGGCTTCTGGCGGGCATGGTGTTGTTCAAGGGGTTCTGCCGCTATGTCTGTCCACTGGGTGCAGTGATGGCCATTGGCGGCCTGCTGCGCGGCCGCAAGTGGATTGACCGGCGGGCGGAATGCGGCTCTCCCTGTCAGCTCTGCAAGGTCAAATGCGGCTATGGGGCCATCAGGCCGAGCGGTGAAATCCAGTATTCGGAATGCTTTGGCTGTCTGGATTGCGTAACCATCCATAATGACAAGGCCCAGTGTGTCCCGCTCGTTCTTGCCGCGAAAGGCAAGGCCCGGCTGCAGGCTGCGGAATAAACAGCCTTTCTCTCCATTCTCACCCTCTGTCCACCCTTGCCTTTGCGAAGAGACTTTTTCGGAAAATCTGGCAATAGGGTCGGGAAAATCTGCTATTCAGAAGAAAGGTTTAACAGTTCTCGGATTTGGCAGCATGCGGCATACTTATTACGCACCCAGGGGCGGGCTCCCGCCGCAGACGGATCTTCTGACAGATCGGGCCATGTTCACCGAAGCCTATGCGGTGATCCCCAAGGGGACGTTCTCCGATATCGTCACCAGCGCCCTGCCCTTCTGGGAAGGCGCGCGGTTCTGGGTTCTGTCGCGGCCGCTCTCAGGCTTTGCTGAAACGTTCTCGCAATATATCGCCGAAGTTCAACCGGGTGGCGGCAGCAAGAGGCCGGAGACGGAAAAGGGCGTGGAAGCGGTGCTGTTTGTGGTGGAGGGTGAAATCACTCTTCAGATCGATGGCAAGACCCACCGGCTTGGCGAAGGCGGCTATGCCTATCTGCCACCGGACAAGGCCTATGAACTCCACAATGGCTCAGACAAGGCGGCCCGGTTCCACTGGATCAGGAAAGCCTATCAGGCCGTGGACGGCCTTGATCTGCCGGATGTGCTGATCGCAAACGAGAATGATGTGGCACCGACCCCGATGCCGGACACCAACGGCGCCTGGGCCACAACCCGGTTTGTCGACCCGGCAGACCTGCGCCACGACATGCATGTGACCATTGTCACCTTTCAGCCCGGTGCGGTTATCCCCTTTGCTGAAACCCATGTGATGGAGCATGGTCTTTATGTGCTGGAAGGAAAGGCGGTCTACAGGCTCAACCAGGATTGGGTGGAAGTGGAAGCCGGCGACTACATGTGGCTCCGCGCGTTCTGCCCGCAGGCCTGCTACGCAGGCGGCCCCGGCCCGTTCCGCTATCTGCTTTACAAGGACGTCAACCGCCATATGGGATTTGGCCGGGCGGGTGTGTGACCCTAGTCCCCAGAGTTCTTCTGAAGTCGGGTGATGATCTCTGACAGCGTTGACTGGCTGTCATAATAGCCCGTTGTCTCTGTCTCAACGATGCCGCGCACTTCCTCCGCCAGCCGTTCTGCCAGAGTGAAGATGCCTTGCTTGTCCCCGGCTGCGGTCAGCTTCAGGGACTCAATGTGGCTGATCTCGACCAGAGCCTCCAGTCGCAATTGAGTAATCCGGTGACTTTCCCAGGCTGAGCCCCATTCAAAGAAACCGGCGGCTGCAACCGACAGGGCGCTGATGGCGGCGAGGGCCGCAATAACATAACCTGTCCTGAAGGCACCGATCTTCTGATCCGGACGGTTCATGGTGGCAGACAGGAAGGTGATCAGGATGGATGCACAGATGGCCACCAGGCCCACGCCCCGATAAAGCAGATGTTTCATGTCAGCACTGGATTCGTACCAAATGATCTGCTTTGTCGCATAAGCGACTGCAACCTGATAGGCGGCAAGTGCCTCTTCCATTCGCGTCTTCCCCATAACCCATATGAAAACCCGGCCTGCTCATTGTGAACCGCCGGGCTTTTGTCTTTTGCTCAGGTCCGCCTGATCGTCGAGGGCTGTATCAGCCGACGATCATCTGTTTCATGCGCAGGGCTTCGTATTCCACTTCCTTCAGGCGATAGTTGACCACGTCGCCAATGGTGATGATGCCGCAGAGCTTGTTTTCAGTGACCACAGGCATGTGGCGGAAGCGGCCTTCCGTCATGCGTTTCAGGACGTCTGTCAGCGGGTCGGACGGCGTGCAGGTGACCACATCGCTTGTCATCAGCGCTTCCACAGACTGATCCATGATGCCGTCGGCCTGGTCCGCGAGCTGGCGCACGATATCGCGCTCGGACAGGATGCCCTTCAGCATGCCGTTCTGGTCGGTGACCACCAGCGCGCCGATATGTTTCTCCTTAAGCAGGCCCACCACATGGTCTATGGTGTCGTTCGGACGAATCGAGAAAACGGCATCTCCCTTGCCCTCGAGCAGCTTGGATACGGGTGTTTTCGAGCTCGACAGGTTTGAGCTTGTGGTCTGGCTGTAGGTTGTCTTGTCAGCCTTGTCGCCGCGAGTTGATGCCTGGTATGAGGCAGGTGCCATGCGGAATTCCT is a window of Coralliovum pocilloporae DNA encoding:
- a CDS encoding 4Fe-4S binding protein; its protein translation is MHWPQSKSLVRNRDRVKRLGVVDPRGLSAVLFVWLFLVMGAVGPGAVISPALALERDKLAELIVPPFSLGEPLNDRGVYSLLNSGGAEAGYVFETEPLAPLPGFSGAPINLLVVLDLEGRFHEVRLIEHNEPIFVSGLGEAPFHKFFEQYPGLSISSSIVVGTPYGDGDAGSSLVYLDGVTKATASVRIAHESVMAAALAVAREKMQGIASGPPAHPDRTHEEDLDWAALVEQGLVKRTTLSNAEVDALFKGTIWEDDDPGARDNPGEPYLDLWVVDLGPPSIAKAVLSRDGYEELQDFLAISPDDEPILLIETARHGLVSEDFVRNTAPDWLSAEQHGLPVALRDSDLLVDLSDDVPDALHDGVMMILRTDRRLGFDPSRDWTLKVAAVREHGMFQPEVGSVSLPVSHVTDERFFSRPEVIKPAPPWLEALRGRQGDMIVLALFLSGLTALLFFSQNRLADSPLFTPWRLGFLAVMTGFVGWWGQGQLSVVTVLGVIRTAYEGGSYAFLVYDPFSLLVWAFAILGFVLWGRGYFCGWLCPFGALQEFAHHLGRLLRLPQYEPTALWDNRLKLLKYGLLAGLVALVFIAPDRVDTAAEVEPFKTAITTYFVREWFYVAYAIAWLLAGMVLFKGFCRYVCPLGAVMAIGGLLRGRKWIDRRAECGSPCQLCKVKCGYGAIRPSGEIQYSECFGCLDCVTIHNDKAQCVPLVLAAKGKARLQAAE
- a CDS encoding bifunctional allantoicase/(S)-ureidoglycine aminohydrolase translates to MRHTYYAPRGGLPPQTDLLTDRAMFTEAYAVIPKGTFSDIVTSALPFWEGARFWVLSRPLSGFAETFSQYIAEVQPGGGSKRPETEKGVEAVLFVVEGEITLQIDGKTHRLGEGGYAYLPPDKAYELHNGSDKAARFHWIRKAYQAVDGLDLPDVLIANENDVAPTPMPDTNGAWATTRFVDPADLRHDMHVTIVTFQPGAVIPFAETHVMEHGLYVLEGKAVYRLNQDWVEVEAGDYMWLRAFCPQACYAGGPGPFRYLLYKDVNRHMGFGRAGV
- a CDS encoding DUF4231 domain-containing protein, producing the protein MEEALAAYQVAVAYATKQIIWYESSADMKHLLYRGVGLVAICASILITFLSATMNRPDQKIGAFRTGYVIAALAAISALSVAAAGFFEWGSAWESHRITQLRLEALVEISHIESLKLTAAGDKQGIFTLAERLAEEVRGIVETETTGYYDSQSTLSEIITRLQKNSGD
- a CDS encoding CBS domain-containing protein, coding for MAPASYQASTRGDKADKTTYSQTTSSNLSSSKTPVSKLLEGKGDAVFSIRPNDTIDHVVGLLKEKHIGALVVTDQNGMLKGILSERDIVRQLADQADGIMDQSVEALMTSDVVTCTPSDPLTDVLKRMTEGRFRHMPVVTENKLCGIITIGDVVNYRLKEVEYEALRMKQMIVG